In a genomic window of Moraxella osloensis:
- the tnpC gene encoding IS66 family transposase, which translates to MTTAHPSDPIAPSYADLLAQNAQLQQEKQQLQQQIDEQRQQYEAELARINQALVEEIAKQQRLIHRLFGQKSEGLTPKQDHLNKETALEDLALLEQAHDNFLANLSDDERAKLPASKPINTQNDSTDIQSKKPTQPRRQKRLVIPDNLDITTIIHEPPSTTCECGCQMTQMGQDVQDKLGFKPKQFYRERHIYPKYTCRNAACNRERLVQAKTESQIIDKSVATPELLAHILISKYADHLPLYRQSLIYQRSGVYLSDSTLADWVGRCGVQLGFLVNRLRQMILTQPILHADETPVKVLNGYGMKDAKGKLKQGYVWAYVTPQHSEGFGGFNAVVYDFAQGRGSEYPNTFLQGFKGKLVCDGYNGYKPLFGRGVIEVGCMAHARRKFHELHVTGQSLISIEALELFQSLYAVEREIDERFEKNQTPLPRDAQIVRQIRQNKAKPVADRLLAWLQQKRLGTTKNADITKAIEYCLKRWTALTRYLDDGSLPIDNNWAENQMRPWALGRKNWLFAGSLESGKRAANVMSLIQSARLNGLDPYAYLADVLRRLPTHPDSQIDELLPHVWKPSQ; encoded by the coding sequence ATGACCACCGCCCACCCATCCGACCCAATTGCGCCAAGCTATGCTGATTTATTAGCCCAAAACGCTCAGCTTCAACAAGAAAAACAGCAACTGCAACAACAAATCGATGAGCAAAGGCAGCAATACGAAGCCGAACTTGCTCGCATCAACCAAGCACTCGTTGAAGAAATCGCTAAACAGCAACGTCTCATCCATCGGCTGTTTGGGCAAAAAAGCGAAGGCTTAACGCCCAAACAAGACCACCTAAACAAAGAAACCGCCCTAGAAGACCTAGCCTTACTTGAACAAGCCCATGACAACTTCTTAGCCAATCTTAGCGATGACGAGCGAGCCAAACTGCCTGCTAGCAAACCGATTAACACACAGAACGATAGCACAGACATTCAATCCAAAAAGCCGACTCAGCCTAGACGACAAAAACGCCTTGTTATCCCTGACAATCTTGACATAACAACCATCATCCATGAGCCACCGTCAACCACCTGTGAGTGTGGCTGTCAAATGACGCAAATGGGTCAAGATGTTCAAGACAAACTTGGCTTTAAGCCAAAGCAGTTTTACCGTGAGCGGCATATCTATCCTAAATACACCTGCCGTAATGCTGCGTGTAACCGTGAGCGGTTGGTTCAAGCCAAAACCGAGTCCCAAATCATCGATAAAAGCGTTGCGACCCCTGAGCTACTCGCTCACATTCTAATCAGTAAATACGCTGACCATCTGCCTTTATACCGCCAAAGCCTGATTTATCAGCGTAGTGGGGTATATTTATCCGATTCAACCTTAGCAGATTGGGTGGGACGCTGCGGGGTACAGTTGGGTTTTTTAGTTAATCGGTTACGCCAGATGATACTTACCCAACCGATTCTACATGCCGATGAAACCCCAGTAAAGGTGTTAAATGGCTATGGGATGAAAGATGCTAAAGGCAAGTTAAAGCAAGGCTATGTTTGGGCGTATGTGACACCGCAACACAGTGAAGGCTTCGGTGGGTTTAACGCCGTGGTGTATGATTTTGCCCAAGGTCGGGGTAGTGAGTATCCTAATACTTTTCTACAAGGCTTTAAGGGAAAACTGGTCTGTGATGGCTATAACGGCTACAAGCCATTATTTGGGCGAGGGGTGATTGAAGTGGGTTGTATGGCGCATGCGAGACGTAAGTTTCATGAGCTTCATGTGACAGGGCAGAGTCTTATTAGTATTGAGGCATTAGAACTGTTTCAATCGCTGTATGCCGTTGAACGTGAGATTGACGAGCGGTTTGAGAAAAACCAAACGCCACTGCCCAGAGATGCCCAAATAGTTAGGCAAATCAGGCAGAATAAGGCAAAACCAGTTGCGGATAGGCTTCTTGCGTGGTTACAACAGAAACGCTTAGGTACGACTAAGAATGCTGATATTACCAAGGCGATTGAGTATTGCCTTAAACGTTGGACGGCATTAACTCGCTATTTGGATGATGGAAGTCTGCCCATTGATAATAATTGGGCAGAAAATCAGATGCGTCCATGGGCTCTCGGGCGTAAAAATTGGTTGTTCGCAGGGTCGCTTGAGAGTGGTAAGCGGGCAGCAAATGTTATGTCGCTTATCCAGTCGGCTAGATTGAATGGGCTTGACCCGTATGCCTATTTGGCAGATGTGCTGAGACGTCTGCCAACGCATCCTGATAGCCAGATTGATGAGCTGCTACCACATGTCTGGAAACCATCTCAATAG
- a CDS encoding AAA family ATPase, translating into MVKKQFPIGIQNLAELRQGNYYYVDKTAKIIELINTSKYIFLSRPRRFGKSLTLDTIAEIFAGNKALFTGLYAEHHWQWEQSYPVIRISFDGGIEGYDDLSLALSDILTALEERWRITNSLKTISGRFQALIQHCHETTGQKVVILIDEYDKPILDSLQNSEKSIIVRNQLRDFYSVIKGQDAHIQFAMLTGVSKFSKINLFSGLNNLYDVTLDERFSALW; encoded by the coding sequence ATGGTAAAAAAACAATTTCCTATCGGCATCCAAAATTTAGCCGAACTAAGACAAGGTAACTATTATTACGTCGATAAAACGGCCAAAATCATTGAACTAATTAATACTAGTAAATATATTTTTTTATCAAGACCTAGACGGTTTGGCAAAAGCCTGACTCTTGATACTATTGCTGAAATATTTGCAGGTAACAAGGCGCTATTCACTGGATTATATGCTGAACATCACTGGCAATGGGAGCAATCCTATCCTGTTATTCGCATTAGCTTCGATGGCGGTATAGAAGGTTACGATGACTTATCTCTTGCTTTATCGGACATTTTAACGGCTTTAGAAGAAAGATGGCGTATTACTAATAGCTTAAAAACGATTAGTGGTAGGTTTCAAGCACTCATTCAGCATTGCCATGAAACAACAGGGCAAAAAGTTGTCATATTGATAGATGAATACGATAAGCCGATTTTAGACAGTTTGCAGAATTCAGAAAAATCTATTATTGTCCGTAATCAATTAAGGGATTTTTATTCCGTGATTAAAGGTCAAGATGCCCATATACAATTTGCCATGCTCACAGGCGTTTCTAAATTTAGTAAAATCAATCTATTTTCAGGTTTAAATAATCTATACGATGTTACCTTAGATGAAAGATTCTCAGCGCTTTGGTAA
- a CDS encoding AAA family ATPase, with amino-acid sequence MIILIGGEKGGSGKSCLAQNIAVYLQNRNRDILLLDADPQGTTTDWVKEREQNQISKTLPSVQCSGNIRQTLIDLSKRYQDIVIDAGGQDSEALRSAMTVATHMLLPFRPKRRDLKTLAHMENLVKMAKAINPNLKAKAVMTQCPTLPSQFQRITDAKDACESFNIPALQNFTSNRNIYDDADENGFTVFEAKGDTDGKASAEIVAIAEEFLGEV; translated from the coding sequence ATGATAATCTTAATTGGCGGTGAAAAAGGTGGTTCAGGCAAGAGCTGCTTAGCTCAAAATATTGCAGTTTATTTGCAGAATAGAAATCGAGACATCTTATTGTTAGATGCTGACCCGCAGGGTACAACGACTGACTGGGTAAAAGAGCGGGAGCAAAACCAAATTTCTAAAACACTCCCATCAGTGCAATGCTCAGGTAATATTAGACAGACACTAATTGATTTGTCAAAGCGTTATCAAGATATTGTCATTGATGCAGGTGGCCAAGATTCTGAAGCCTTACGTTCTGCTATGACTGTTGCAACCCATATGTTGTTGCCTTTTAGACCTAAACGTCGGGATTTAAAAACACTGGCACACATGGAAAATCTGGTGAAAATGGCAAAAGCCATCAATCCTAATTTAAAAGCAAAAGCCGTCATGACACAATGTCCAACTTTGCCCAGTCAATTCCAGCGTATCACCGATGCTAAAGATGCTTGTGAATCCTTTAATATTCCAGCTCTTCAAAATTTCACCAGTAATCGTAATATTTATGATGACGCTGATGAAAATGGATTTACAGTATTTGAAGCCAAAGGTGATACAGATGGCAAGGCTAGCGCAGAAATTGTAGCGATTGCCGAAGAGTTTTTAGGAGAAGTATAA
- a CDS encoding transposase — protein sequence MNKDMIELYSDYLIASFGQVTATGLANLLQGSIYHDSITRFLNSETLTAKEQWQLIKPMLRQHENATPNAIGYLIFDDTIQPKPHTSVDDINCWHYDHTQNKNVKGINLLNCLYHRKDIDIPLSFDIITKSNVFTDDKGNVKRKSDKTKNQRLLDMFDRAIKNQVKFDYVLADSWFSAKATFKHIRKANKHFIFALKSNRLVALTPDDREKGNFVRIDKSNLPDNTPVRGFLNDYHDEVLLLRRVFTNKDDSTGVLYLVCSDLQCNKDKFINGYQKRWQVEVYHKSLKQNANLGKSPAHSQRARFNHMFLATYAVFKLECLKIKTKLNHFALRTKLLISANQSAFAQLKAISGA from the coding sequence ATGAACAAAGACATGATAGAACTCTACAGCGACTACCTCATCGCAAGTTTTGGGCAAGTCACCGCCACAGGACTTGCCAATCTACTACAAGGGAGCATCTACCATGACAGCATCACCCGCTTTCTAAACAGTGAAACACTCACCGCCAAAGAACAATGGCAACTGATTAAACCCATGCTAAGACAGCATGAAAATGCCACACCCAATGCCATCGGCTATCTCATCTTTGATGACACCATACAGCCCAAACCGCACACAAGCGTCGACGACATCAACTGCTGGCACTACGACCACACCCAAAACAAAAATGTTAAAGGCATTAACCTGCTTAACTGTCTGTATCATCGCAAAGATATCGACATACCCTTAAGCTTTGACATCATTACCAAATCCAATGTCTTTACCGATGACAAAGGCAACGTTAAACGTAAAAGTGATAAAACCAAAAACCAGCGACTGCTTGATATGTTTGATAGGGCAATCAAAAACCAAGTCAAATTCGACTATGTATTAGCCGATTCTTGGTTTTCAGCCAAAGCGACATTCAAACATATTCGTAAAGCTAACAAGCATTTCATCTTTGCGTTAAAGTCAAATCGCTTAGTGGCTTTAACCCCTGATGATAGAGAAAAAGGTAACTTTGTACGTATTGATAAATCTAATCTACCCGATAATACCCCTGTTCGCGGCTTTTTAAATGACTATCATGATGAAGTCTTGTTATTACGCCGAGTCTTTACAAACAAGGACGATTCTACAGGGGTGTTATATCTGGTATGCTCAGATTTGCAATGCAACAAGGATAAATTTATCAACGGCTATCAAAAACGATGGCAGGTTGAAGTGTATCATAAGTCGTTAAAGCAAAATGCCAATTTGGGTAAGTCGCCTGCTCATAGCCAAAGGGCTCGGTTTAATCATATGTTTTTAGCCACGTATGCGGTGTTTAAGCTTGAGTGTTTGAAAATCAAAACCAAGTTAAATCATTTCGCTTTGCGTACAAAGTTACTAATTTCTGCTAATCAGTCGGCTTTTGCCCAGCTTAAGGCTATTAGCGGTGCGTAA
- a CDS encoding replication initiation protein: MSNDLIVKSNVVITASYHLTANEQRLILSAISQIPKGVEVQDEEVYTVEVSDFIEMGVHPKTAYREMREAAERLYERSIVLKVGDDVLKTRWVQDMGVGTGEGMIKLAQSLGLQPTKMPNNQHFVVLRFSKSILPYLSNLSANFTQYLKQDIAGLSSSYSIRFFELLMQFKDTGFRKITIEDLREFLDLGDKYPATKDLKVRVIETAVNEINEKTKINVEYKLVKTGKKFTHLELKFKLKAQAKKTAQPVGKTIDMFESEKKNPLALSWQIKGLSDGQINKLAKFKKEFLDANSSLLASNDSRSYDEVFNSWRVLLKDPTSVKKFKNIQEILERSW; encoded by the coding sequence ATGAGTAATGATCTAATTGTGAAATCTAATGTAGTTATCACTGCCAGTTATCACTTAACTGCAAATGAACAACGCTTGATTCTTTCTGCAATTTCTCAAATACCTAAAGGTGTGGAAGTTCAAGATGAAGAGGTCTATACAGTCGAAGTCAGCGATTTTATTGAAATGGGTGTGCATCCTAAAACTGCATATAGAGAAATGCGTGAAGCGGCTGAACGTTTGTATGAGCGTTCTATTGTATTAAAAGTAGGTGACGATGTACTAAAAACTCGCTGGGTACAGGATATGGGAGTTGGAACTGGCGAAGGTATGATTAAACTTGCTCAAAGTTTAGGATTACAACCAACTAAAATGCCTAATAATCAGCATTTTGTGGTTCTTAGATTTAGTAAATCAATTTTGCCCTATTTGAGCAATTTATCAGCTAATTTTACCCAATATTTAAAACAAGATATTGCAGGGCTTAGTAGCTCGTATAGTATTAGATTCTTTGAATTACTCATGCAATTTAAAGATACAGGGTTTCGAAAAATCACAATTGAAGATTTAAGAGAGTTTCTTGATCTTGGTGACAAATACCCTGCAACCAAAGATTTGAAAGTACGAGTTATTGAAACTGCAGTCAATGAAATTAATGAAAAAACTAAAATTAATGTTGAATATAAACTTGTAAAAACGGGAAAAAAATTCACTCATCTTGAGCTAAAATTCAAATTAAAAGCTCAAGCTAAAAAAACTGCGCAACCTGTTGGTAAGACAATTGATATGTTTGAGTCAGAGAAAAAAAATCCTCTAGCACTATCATGGCAAATAAAAGGACTATCAGATGGTCAAATTAATAAATTGGCCAAATTTAAAAAGGAGTTTCTAGATGCTAATAGTAGTTTACTCGCAAGCAATGATAGTAGAAGTTATGATGAAGTTTTTAATAGTTGGCGTGTCTTACTAAAAGACCCTACTAGTGTTAAAAAATTTAAAAATATTCAAGAAATATTAGAAAGAAGTTGGTAG